From Camelus ferus isolate YT-003-E chromosome 18, BCGSAC_Cfer_1.0, whole genome shotgun sequence, one genomic window encodes:
- the CD2BP2 gene encoding CD2 antigen cytoplasmic tail-binding protein 2: MPKRKVTFQGVGDEDDEDEISVPKKKLVDPVAGAGGPGSRFKGKHSLDSDEEDDDDEGSSKYDILASEDVEGQEAATLPSEGGVRITPFNLQEEMEEGHFDADGNYFLNRDAQIRDSWLDNIDWVKIRERPPDQHPPSDSEEEDSLGQTPLSTQALLEGLLELLLPRETVAGALRRLGARGGSKGGSKGLGRPSSPQRLDRLSGLADQMVAQGNLGVYQETRERLAMRLKGLGCRTQGPPDPTPPPSLDMFAEEVAEGELETPTPTQRGEAESSGDGLADVMWEYKWENTGDAELYGPFTSTQMQTWVNEGYFPDGVYCRKLDPPDGQFYNSKRIDFDLYT; encoded by the exons ATGCCAAAGAGGAAAGTGACCTTCCAAGGCGTGGGAGATGAGGATGATGAGGATGAAATCAGCGTCCCCAAGAAGAAG TTGGTGGATcctgtggctggggcagggggtccTGGGAGCCGCTTCAAAGGCAAACACTCTTTGGACAGCGATgaggaagatgatgatgatgaagggtCTAGCAAATATGACATCCTGGCCTCAGAGGATGTAGAAG GTCAGGAAGCAGCCACGCTCCCCAGTGAGGGAGGTGTGCGGATCACACCCTTCAACCtgcaggaggagatggaggaaggcCACTTTGATGCTGATGGCAACTATTTCCTGAACCGGGATGCTCAGATCCGAGACAGCTGGCTGGACAACATTGACTGG GTAAAGATCAGGGAGCGGCCACCTGATCAGCACCCACCATCAGACTCAGAGGAGGAGGACAGTCTGGGCCAGACACCATTGAGCACCCAAGCCCTCCTGGAGGGCCTTCTGGAGCTGCTGTTGCCAAGAGAGACAGTGGCTGGGGCACTGAGGCGTCTAGGGGCCCGAGGAGGAAGCAAAGGGGGCAGCAAGGGGCTGGGGCGGCCCAGTTCCCCTCAGCGCCTAGACCGGCTCTCTGGGTTGGCCGACCAGATGGTGGCCCAGGGTAACCTCGGAGTATATCAAGAGACAAGGGAACGGTTGGCTATGCGGCTGAAGGGATTGGGGTGTCGGACCCAGGGACCTCCTGACCCCACACCACCACCCTCTCTGGACATGTTTGCTGAAGAAGTGGCAGAGGGCGAGCTGGAGACCCCAACCCCTACCCAGAGAGGAG AAGCAGAGTCTTCTGGAGATGGTCTGGCGGATGTGATGTGGGAATATAAGTGGGAGAACACGGGGGATGCTGAGCTGTACGGGCCCTTCACCAGCACCCAAATGCAG ACTTGGGTGAATGAAGGCTACTTCCCAGATGGTGTTTATTGCCGGAAGCTGGACCCTCCTGATGGACAGTTCTACAACTCCAAACGTATTGACTTTGACCTCTACACCTGA
- the SEPTIN1 gene encoding septin-1 isoform X4, with product MDKEYVGFAALPNQLHRKSVKKGFDFTLMVAGESGLGKSTLINSLFLTNLYEDRQVPEASARLTQTLTIERQGVEIEEGGIKVKLTLVDTPGFGDSVDCSDCWLPVVRFIEEQFEQYLRDESGLNRKNIQDTRVHCCLYFISPFGRGLRPLDVAFLRAVHEKVNIIPVIGKADALMPKETQALKQKIRDQLREEEINIYQFPDCDSDEDEDFKRQDAEMKESIPFAVVGSCEVVRDDGPRPVRGRRYSWGTVEVENPHHCDFLNLRRMLVQTHLQDLKEVTHDLLYEGYRARCLQSLARPGARDRASRSKLSRQSATEIPLPMLPLAETEKLIREKDEELRRMQEMLEKMQAQMQQNQAQGEQSDAL from the exons ATG GACAAGGAGTATGTGGGTTTCGCCGCCCTCCCCAATCAGCTGCACCGCAAGTCCGTCAAGAAGGGGTTTGACTTCACACTCATGGTGGCAG GAGAGTCAGGCCTGGGAAAATCCACCCTCATCAACAGCCTGTTTCTCACCAACCTCTATGAGGATCGGCAAGTACCAGAGGCCAGTG CCCGCTTGACACAAACCCTGACCATCGAGCGTCAGGGTGTGGAAATCGAGGAGGGAGGTATTAAAGTGAAGCTGACCTTGGTGGACACACCTGGCTTTGGGGACTCAGTGGATTGTTCAGACTG CTGGCTGCCCGTGGTGCGCTTCATTGAGGAGCAATTTGAGCAGTATCTTCGGGATGAGAGTGGCCTGAACCGGAAGAACATTCAGGATACCCGTGTCCACTGCTGCCTCTATTTCATCTCACCCTTTGGCCGGGG GCTCCGGCCTCTAGATGTGGCCTTCCTCCGGGCGGTGCACGAGAAGGTCAACATCATTCCGGTCATTGGCAAAGCAGATGCCCTGATGCCTAAGGAAACACAGGCCCTCAAGCAGAAG ATCCGGGACCAGTTGAGGGAGGAGGAGATCAACATCTACCAGTTCCCTGATTGTGACTCTGATGAAGATGAAGACTTCAAGAGGCAGGATGCAGAGATGAAG GAAAGCATTCCTTTCGCAGTCGTCGGTTCATGTGAAGTAGTGAGGGATGACGGGCCCCGACCGGTGAGGGGACGACGCTACTCCTGGGGCACCGTGGAGG TGGAGAACCCCCATCACTGCGATTTCCTGAACCTGCGACGGATGCTGGTACAGACACACCTGCAGGACCTGAAGGAGGTGACGCACGATCTGCTCTATGAGGGCTACCGTGCCCGCTGCCTACAGAGCCTGGCCCGGCCCGGGGCGCGTGATCGAGCCAGCCGGAG TAAGCTCTCCCGCCAGAGCGCCACAGAGATCCCGCTGCCCATGCTGCCTCTGGCGGAGACGGAGAAGTTGATCCGCGAGAAAGACGAAGAG CTGCGCCGCATGCAGGAGATGCTGGAGAAGATGCAGGCCCAGATGCAGCAGAACCAGGCTCAAGGCGAGCAGTCGGACGCTCTCTGA
- the SEPTIN1 gene encoding septin-1 isoform X5, whose protein sequence is MVSLYAQESRHLCFQRPTPQGSQAQDKEYVGFAALPNQLHRKSVKKGFDFTLMVAGESGLGKSTLINSLFLTNLYEDRQVPEASARLTQTLTIERQGVEIEEGGIKVKLTLVDTPGFGDSVDCSDCWLPVVRFIEEQFEQYLRDESGLNRKNIQDTRVHCCLYFISPFGRGLRPLDVAFLRAVHEKVNIIPVIGKADALMPKETQALKQKIRDQLREEEINIYQFPDCDSDEDEDFKRQDAEMKESIPFAVVGSCEVVRDDGPRPVRGRRYSWGTVEVENPHHCDFLNLRRMLVQTHLQDLKEVTHDLLYEGYRARCLQSLARPGARDRASRSKLSRQSATEIPLPMLPLAETEKLIREKDEELRRMQEMLEKMQAQMQQNQAQGEQSDAL, encoded by the exons ATGGTGAGTCTTTATGCCCAGGAATCCAGGCATCTATGCTTCCAGCGCCCAACCCCCCAAGGAAGCCAGGCCCAG GACAAGGAGTATGTGGGTTTCGCCGCCCTCCCCAATCAGCTGCACCGCAAGTCCGTCAAGAAGGGGTTTGACTTCACACTCATGGTGGCAG GAGAGTCAGGCCTGGGAAAATCCACCCTCATCAACAGCCTGTTTCTCACCAACCTCTATGAGGATCGGCAAGTACCAGAGGCCAGTG CCCGCTTGACACAAACCCTGACCATCGAGCGTCAGGGTGTGGAAATCGAGGAGGGAGGTATTAAAGTGAAGCTGACCTTGGTGGACACACCTGGCTTTGGGGACTCAGTGGATTGTTCAGACTG CTGGCTGCCCGTGGTGCGCTTCATTGAGGAGCAATTTGAGCAGTATCTTCGGGATGAGAGTGGCCTGAACCGGAAGAACATTCAGGATACCCGTGTCCACTGCTGCCTCTATTTCATCTCACCCTTTGGCCGGGG GCTCCGGCCTCTAGATGTGGCCTTCCTCCGGGCGGTGCACGAGAAGGTCAACATCATTCCGGTCATTGGCAAAGCAGATGCCCTGATGCCTAAGGAAACACAGGCCCTCAAGCAGAAG ATCCGGGACCAGTTGAGGGAGGAGGAGATCAACATCTACCAGTTCCCTGATTGTGACTCTGATGAAGATGAAGACTTCAAGAGGCAGGATGCAGAGATGAAG GAAAGCATTCCTTTCGCAGTCGTCGGTTCATGTGAAGTAGTGAGGGATGACGGGCCCCGACCGGTGAGGGGACGACGCTACTCCTGGGGCACCGTGGAGG TGGAGAACCCCCATCACTGCGATTTCCTGAACCTGCGACGGATGCTGGTACAGACACACCTGCAGGACCTGAAGGAGGTGACGCACGATCTGCTCTATGAGGGCTACCGTGCCCGCTGCCTACAGAGCCTGGCCCGGCCCGGGGCGCGTGATCGAGCCAGCCGGAG TAAGCTCTCCCGCCAGAGCGCCACAGAGATCCCGCTGCCCATGCTGCCTCTGGCGGAGACGGAGAAGTTGATCCGCGAGAAAGACGAAGAG CTGCGCCGCATGCAGGAGATGCTGGAGAAGATGCAGGCCCAGATGCAGCAGAACCAGGCTCAAGGCGAGCAGTCGGACGCTCTCTGA
- the TBC1D10B gene encoding TBC1 domain family member 10B, which yields METGPAPLVAPPRRHGAPAAPSPPPRSSRAGSVVVVAPGPPVTTAISAPVTLVAPGEAQPAWVPGPTQASASASGPMVTGSTVVVLTLEASPEAPKVQVSGPEPLAPQAVAGAEMSKALAPGADSPKTEEAGISPAPGPGTLTGNPTRTSSRTAPGALTSKPPLAPKSGTTVASGVTSRVAAVTAGQVTSGHGAAAATSASTGQAPEDPSGPGTGPPGTCEALVAVVTVTPAPEPAENSQDLGSTSSLGPGISGPRGQAPDTLSYLDSVSLMSGTLESLADDVSSMGSDSEINGLALRKTDKYGFLGGSQYSGSLESSIPVDVARQRELKWLEMFSNWDKWLSRRFQKVKLRCRKGIPSSLRAKAWQYLSNSKELLEQNPGKFEELERAPGDPKWLDVIEKDLHRQFPFHEMFAARGGHGQQDLYRILKAYTIYRPDEGYCQAQAPVAAVLLMHMPAEQAFWCLVQICDKYLPGYYSAGLEAIQLDGEIFFALLRRASPLAHRHLRRQRIDPVLYMTEWFMCIFARTLPWASVLRVWDMFFCEGVKIIFRVALVLLRHTLGSVEKLRSCQGMYETMEQLRNLPQQCMQEDFLVHEVTNLPVTEALIERENTAQLKKWRETRGELQYRPSRRLHGSRAIHEERRRQQPPLGPSSSLLSLPGLKSRGSRAAGGAPSPPPPARRASAGPAPGPVVTAEGLRPSLPSPTGNSTPLAPSKETRRQEKERQKQEKEREKERQKQEKEREKQEKERQKQEKEQQKQEKERQKQEKKAQGKKLSLRRKADGPPAPQDGGDRSSASEARQDAYF from the exons ATGGAGACCGGCCCGGCGCCTCTGGTGGCCCCGCCGCGCCGTCATGGCGCCCCCGCGGCCCCTTCGCCGCCGCCCCGCAGCTCCCGGGCTGGGTCCGTCGTGGTGGTGGCTCCGGGGCCGCCAGTGACCACGGCCATTTCGGCCCCGGTCACTCTGGTTGCCCCCGGGGAGGCGCAGCCCGCATGGGTACCGGGTCCGACCCAggcctcggcctcggcctcgGGTCCGATGGTCACAGGCAGCACGGTGGTGGTGCTGACTCTGGAGGCCTCACCCGAAGCCCCGAAGGTGCAGGTCTCCGGCCCAGAGCCCTTGGCGCCCCAGGCTGTGGCAGGAGCCGAGATGTCTAAGGCTCTGGCCCCAGGGGCAGACTCTCCAAAGACGGAGGAGGCCGGAATCTCACCCGCGCCTGGACCAGGTACCCTTACCGGGAACCCCACCAGGACCTCTTCCAGAACGGCTCCTGGGGCCCTGACCTCCAAACCCCCGCTTGCCCCCAAGTCGGGAACCACAGTGGCCTCAGGAGTGACTTCACGGGTTGCAGCAGTGACAGCAGGACAGGTGACAAGTGGACATGGAGCTGCAGCAGCAACATCAGCATCAACAGGACAGGCTCCAGAGGACCCCTCAGGGCCTGGAACAGGCCCTCCAGGGACATGTGAGGCTCTGGTAGCTGTCGTGACCGTGACCCCAGCTCCAGAGCCTGCTGAAAACTCTCAGGACCTAGGCTCCACGTCCAGCCTGGGACCTGGCATCTCTGGGCCTCGAGGGCAGGCCCCAGACACTCTGAGCTACTTGGACTCCGTGAGCCTCATGTCTGGGACCTTAGAGTCCTTGGCGGATGATGTGAGCTCCATGGGCTCAGACTCAGAGATAAATGGGCTGGCTCTGCGCAAGACGGACAAGTATGGCTTCCTGGGGGGCAGCCAGTATTCCGGCAGCCT AGAGAGCTCTATTCCTGTGGATGTGGCTCGGCAGCGGGAGCTCAAATGGCTGGAGATGTTCAGTAACTGGGATAAGTGGCTGTCACGGCGTTTCCAGAAG GTGAAGCTGCGCTGCCGGAAGGGGATCCCCTCCTCTCTCAGAGCCAAAGCCTGGCAGTACCTGTCCAACAGCAAGGAACTCCTGGAGCAGAACCCGGGCAAGTTTGAG GAGCTGGAACGGGCTCCTGGGGACCCCAAGTGGCTGGATGTGATTGAGAAGGACTTGCACCGCCAGTTCCCTTTCCACGAGATGTTTGCTGCTCGAGGCGGGCATGG GCAACAGGACCTGTATCGAATCCTGAAGGCCTACACTATCTACCGGCCGGATGAGGGCTactgccaggcccaggcccccgTGGCTGCAGTGCTGCTCATGCACATGCCTGCTGAG CAAGCCTTTTGGTGCCTGGTGCAGATCTGTGACAAGTACCTCCCCGGTTACTATAGTGCAGGGCTG GAGGCCATTCAGCTGGATGGAGAAATCTTTTTTGCACTGTTGCGCCGGGCCTCCCCGCTGGCACATCGGCACCTGCGACGGCAGCGCATTGACCCTGTGCTCTACATGACAGAATGGTTCATGTGCATCTTCGCCCGCACCCTGCCCTGGGCTTCAGTGCTGCGTGTCTGGGATATGTTCTTCTGTGAAG GTGTCAAGATCATCTTCCGGGTGGCCCTGGTGCTGCTGCGGCACACGCTGGGCTCAGTGGAGAAGCTGCGTTCCTGCCAAGGCATGTATGAAACCATGGAGCAGCTGCGCAACCTGCCCCAACAGTGCATGCAGGAGGACTTCCTGGTGCATGAG GTGACCAACCTCCCAGTGACAGAAGCACTGATTGAGCGAGAGAACACAGCCCAGCTCAAGAAGTGGCGGGAAACCCGGGGCGAACTGCAGTACCGGCCCTCACGGAGACTGCATGGTTCCCGGGCAATCCATGAGGAGCGACGTCGGCAGCAGCCACCCCTgggcccttcctccagcctccttaGCCTCCCTGGCCTCAAGAGCCGAGGCTCCCGGGCCGCTGGaggcgccccctccccaccccctcctgcccgCAGGGCCAGTGCTgggcctgccccagggcctgtgGTCACCGCTGAGGGACTGCGTCCATCTCTTCCTTCACCTACTGGCAACAGCACCCCACTGGCTCCCAGCAAGGAGACCCGCAGGCAGGAGAAAGAACggcaaaaacaggaaaaggaacgTGAGAAGGAGCGGCAGAAACAGGAGAAAGAGCGggagaagcaggagaaggaaCGGCAGAAGCAAGAGAAggagcagcagaagcaggagaAGGAGCGGCAGAAGCAGGAGAAGAAGGCCCAAGGCAAGAAGCTCTCGCTGCGTCGGAAAGCAGAtgggccccctgccccccaggacgGCGGGGACAGGTCGTCAGCATCAGAGGCCCGGCAGGATGCTTACTTCTGa
- the SEPTIN1 gene encoding septin-1 isoform X2, with protein sequence MHELLPAHQRKWRETAGAATAIGAMVSLYAQESRHLCFQRPTPQGSQAQDKEYVGFAALPNQLHRKSVKKGFDFTLMVAGESGLGKSTLINSLFLTNLYEDRQVPEASARLTQTLTIERQGVEIEEGGIKVKLTLVDTPGFGDSVDCSDCWLPVVRFIEEQFEQYLRDESGLNRKNIQDTRVHCCLYFISPFGRGLRPLDVAFLRAVHEKVNIIPVIGKADALMPKETQALKQKIRDQLREEEINIYQFPDCDSDEDEDFKRQDAEMKESIPFAVVGSCEVVRDDGPRPVRGRRYSWGTVEVENPHHCDFLNLRRMLVQTHLQDLKEVTHDLLYEGYRARCLQSLARPGARDRASRSKLSRQSATEIPLPMLPLAETEKLIREKDEELRRMQEMLEKMQAQMQQNQAQGEQSDAL encoded by the exons ATGCATGAGCTG CTTCCTGCCCACcagaggaagtggagagagacAGCAGGTGCAGCGACAGCTATCGGGGCCATGGTGAGTCTTTATGCCCAGGAATCCAGGCATCTATGCTTCCAGCGCCCAACCCCCCAAGGAAGCCAGGCCCAG GACAAGGAGTATGTGGGTTTCGCCGCCCTCCCCAATCAGCTGCACCGCAAGTCCGTCAAGAAGGGGTTTGACTTCACACTCATGGTGGCAG GAGAGTCAGGCCTGGGAAAATCCACCCTCATCAACAGCCTGTTTCTCACCAACCTCTATGAGGATCGGCAAGTACCAGAGGCCAGTG CCCGCTTGACACAAACCCTGACCATCGAGCGTCAGGGTGTGGAAATCGAGGAGGGAGGTATTAAAGTGAAGCTGACCTTGGTGGACACACCTGGCTTTGGGGACTCAGTGGATTGTTCAGACTG CTGGCTGCCCGTGGTGCGCTTCATTGAGGAGCAATTTGAGCAGTATCTTCGGGATGAGAGTGGCCTGAACCGGAAGAACATTCAGGATACCCGTGTCCACTGCTGCCTCTATTTCATCTCACCCTTTGGCCGGGG GCTCCGGCCTCTAGATGTGGCCTTCCTCCGGGCGGTGCACGAGAAGGTCAACATCATTCCGGTCATTGGCAAAGCAGATGCCCTGATGCCTAAGGAAACACAGGCCCTCAAGCAGAAG ATCCGGGACCAGTTGAGGGAGGAGGAGATCAACATCTACCAGTTCCCTGATTGTGACTCTGATGAAGATGAAGACTTCAAGAGGCAGGATGCAGAGATGAAG GAAAGCATTCCTTTCGCAGTCGTCGGTTCATGTGAAGTAGTGAGGGATGACGGGCCCCGACCGGTGAGGGGACGACGCTACTCCTGGGGCACCGTGGAGG TGGAGAACCCCCATCACTGCGATTTCCTGAACCTGCGACGGATGCTGGTACAGACACACCTGCAGGACCTGAAGGAGGTGACGCACGATCTGCTCTATGAGGGCTACCGTGCCCGCTGCCTACAGAGCCTGGCCCGGCCCGGGGCGCGTGATCGAGCCAGCCGGAG TAAGCTCTCCCGCCAGAGCGCCACAGAGATCCCGCTGCCCATGCTGCCTCTGGCGGAGACGGAGAAGTTGATCCGCGAGAAAGACGAAGAG CTGCGCCGCATGCAGGAGATGCTGGAGAAGATGCAGGCCCAGATGCAGCAGAACCAGGCTCAAGGCGAGCAGTCGGACGCTCTCTGA
- the SEPTIN1 gene encoding septin-1 isoform X1 gives MPRNPGIYASSAQPPKEARPRSSHSRLTSPNPKIKLHWGPCLQPSAASYHAPPQQDKEYVGFAALPNQLHRKSVKKGFDFTLMVAGESGLGKSTLINSLFLTNLYEDRQVPEASARLTQTLTIERQGVEIEEGGIKVKLTLVDTPGFGDSVDCSDCWLPVVRFIEEQFEQYLRDESGLNRKNIQDTRVHCCLYFISPFGRGLRPLDVAFLRAVHEKVNIIPVIGKADALMPKETQALKQKIRDQLREEEINIYQFPDCDSDEDEDFKRQDAEMKESIPFAVVGSCEVVRDDGPRPVRGRRYSWGTVEVENPHHCDFLNLRRMLVQTHLQDLKEVTHDLLYEGYRARCLQSLARPGARDRASRSKLSRQSATEIPLPMLPLAETEKLIREKDEELRRMQEMLEKMQAQMQQNQAQGEQSDAL, from the exons ATGCCCAGGAATCCAGGCATCTATGCTTCCAGCGCCCAACCCCCCAAGGAAGCCAGGCCCAGGTCAAGCCACAGTAGGCTGACTTCTCCTAACCCCAAGATCAAGTTGCACTGGGGGCCCTGCCTTCAGCCCTCAGCAGCCTCATATCACGCCCCCCCCCAACAGGACAAGGAGTATGTGGGTTTCGCCGCCCTCCCCAATCAGCTGCACCGCAAGTCCGTCAAGAAGGGGTTTGACTTCACACTCATGGTGGCAG GAGAGTCAGGCCTGGGAAAATCCACCCTCATCAACAGCCTGTTTCTCACCAACCTCTATGAGGATCGGCAAGTACCAGAGGCCAGTG CCCGCTTGACACAAACCCTGACCATCGAGCGTCAGGGTGTGGAAATCGAGGAGGGAGGTATTAAAGTGAAGCTGACCTTGGTGGACACACCTGGCTTTGGGGACTCAGTGGATTGTTCAGACTG CTGGCTGCCCGTGGTGCGCTTCATTGAGGAGCAATTTGAGCAGTATCTTCGGGATGAGAGTGGCCTGAACCGGAAGAACATTCAGGATACCCGTGTCCACTGCTGCCTCTATTTCATCTCACCCTTTGGCCGGGG GCTCCGGCCTCTAGATGTGGCCTTCCTCCGGGCGGTGCACGAGAAGGTCAACATCATTCCGGTCATTGGCAAAGCAGATGCCCTGATGCCTAAGGAAACACAGGCCCTCAAGCAGAAG ATCCGGGACCAGTTGAGGGAGGAGGAGATCAACATCTACCAGTTCCCTGATTGTGACTCTGATGAAGATGAAGACTTCAAGAGGCAGGATGCAGAGATGAAG GAAAGCATTCCTTTCGCAGTCGTCGGTTCATGTGAAGTAGTGAGGGATGACGGGCCCCGACCGGTGAGGGGACGACGCTACTCCTGGGGCACCGTGGAGG TGGAGAACCCCCATCACTGCGATTTCCTGAACCTGCGACGGATGCTGGTACAGACACACCTGCAGGACCTGAAGGAGGTGACGCACGATCTGCTCTATGAGGGCTACCGTGCCCGCTGCCTACAGAGCCTGGCCCGGCCCGGGGCGCGTGATCGAGCCAGCCGGAG TAAGCTCTCCCGCCAGAGCGCCACAGAGATCCCGCTGCCCATGCTGCCTCTGGCGGAGACGGAGAAGTTGATCCGCGAGAAAGACGAAGAG CTGCGCCGCATGCAGGAGATGCTGGAGAAGATGCAGGCCCAGATGCAGCAGAACCAGGCTCAAGGCGAGCAGTCGGACGCTCTCTGA
- the SEPTIN1 gene encoding septin-1 isoform X3: MHELLPAHQRKWRETAGAATAIGAMDKEYVGFAALPNQLHRKSVKKGFDFTLMVAGESGLGKSTLINSLFLTNLYEDRQVPEASARLTQTLTIERQGVEIEEGGIKVKLTLVDTPGFGDSVDCSDCWLPVVRFIEEQFEQYLRDESGLNRKNIQDTRVHCCLYFISPFGRGLRPLDVAFLRAVHEKVNIIPVIGKADALMPKETQALKQKIRDQLREEEINIYQFPDCDSDEDEDFKRQDAEMKESIPFAVVGSCEVVRDDGPRPVRGRRYSWGTVEVENPHHCDFLNLRRMLVQTHLQDLKEVTHDLLYEGYRARCLQSLARPGARDRASRSKLSRQSATEIPLPMLPLAETEKLIREKDEELRRMQEMLEKMQAQMQQNQAQGEQSDAL; encoded by the exons ATGCATGAGCTG CTTCCTGCCCACcagaggaagtggagagagacAGCAGGTGCAGCGACAGCTATCGGGGCCATG GACAAGGAGTATGTGGGTTTCGCCGCCCTCCCCAATCAGCTGCACCGCAAGTCCGTCAAGAAGGGGTTTGACTTCACACTCATGGTGGCAG GAGAGTCAGGCCTGGGAAAATCCACCCTCATCAACAGCCTGTTTCTCACCAACCTCTATGAGGATCGGCAAGTACCAGAGGCCAGTG CCCGCTTGACACAAACCCTGACCATCGAGCGTCAGGGTGTGGAAATCGAGGAGGGAGGTATTAAAGTGAAGCTGACCTTGGTGGACACACCTGGCTTTGGGGACTCAGTGGATTGTTCAGACTG CTGGCTGCCCGTGGTGCGCTTCATTGAGGAGCAATTTGAGCAGTATCTTCGGGATGAGAGTGGCCTGAACCGGAAGAACATTCAGGATACCCGTGTCCACTGCTGCCTCTATTTCATCTCACCCTTTGGCCGGGG GCTCCGGCCTCTAGATGTGGCCTTCCTCCGGGCGGTGCACGAGAAGGTCAACATCATTCCGGTCATTGGCAAAGCAGATGCCCTGATGCCTAAGGAAACACAGGCCCTCAAGCAGAAG ATCCGGGACCAGTTGAGGGAGGAGGAGATCAACATCTACCAGTTCCCTGATTGTGACTCTGATGAAGATGAAGACTTCAAGAGGCAGGATGCAGAGATGAAG GAAAGCATTCCTTTCGCAGTCGTCGGTTCATGTGAAGTAGTGAGGGATGACGGGCCCCGACCGGTGAGGGGACGACGCTACTCCTGGGGCACCGTGGAGG TGGAGAACCCCCATCACTGCGATTTCCTGAACCTGCGACGGATGCTGGTACAGACACACCTGCAGGACCTGAAGGAGGTGACGCACGATCTGCTCTATGAGGGCTACCGTGCCCGCTGCCTACAGAGCCTGGCCCGGCCCGGGGCGCGTGATCGAGCCAGCCGGAG TAAGCTCTCCCGCCAGAGCGCCACAGAGATCCCGCTGCCCATGCTGCCTCTGGCGGAGACGGAGAAGTTGATCCGCGAGAAAGACGAAGAG CTGCGCCGCATGCAGGAGATGCTGGAGAAGATGCAGGCCCAGATGCAGCAGAACCAGGCTCAAGGCGAGCAGTCGGACGCTCTCTGA
- the MYLPF gene encoding myosin regulatory light chain 2, skeletal muscle isoform, producing the protein MAPKKARRRAAAEGGSSNVFSMFDQTQIQEFKEAFTVIDQNRDGIIDKEDLRDTFAAMGRLNVKNEELDAMMKEASGPINFTVFLTMFGEKLKGADPEDVITGAFKVLDPEGKGTIKKKFLEELLTTQCDRFSQEEIKNMWQAFPPDVGGNVDYKNICYVITHGDAKDQE; encoded by the exons ATG GCACCCAAGAAGGCCAGAAGAAGGGCAGCAGCAGAGGGCGGAAGCTCCAATGTCTTCTCCATGTTCGATCAGACTCAGATCCAGGAGTTCAAGGAG GCCTTCACGGTAATCGACCAGAACCGTGATGGCATTATTGACAAGGAAGACCTGCGGGACACCTTCGCAGCCATGG GGCGTCTGAATGTGAAGAATGAGGAGCTAGATGCCATGATGAAGGAAGCCAGCGGACCCATCAACTTCACTGTCTTCCTGACCATGTTTGGGGAGAAACTCAAAG GTGCTGACCCTGAGGATGTGATCACTGGAGCCTTCAAGGTCCTGGACCCTGAGGGGAAGGGCACCATCAAGAAGAAATT CCTGGAAGAGTTGCTCACCACGCAGTGTGACCGCTTCTCCCAGGAAGag ATCAAGAACATGTGGCAGGCCTTCCCCCCTGACGTGGGCGGCAACGTAGATTACAAGAACATCTGCTACGTCATCACGCATGGCGACGCCAAGGACCAGGAGTAG